One genomic window of Mogibacterium diversum includes the following:
- a CDS encoding DUF3114 domain-containing protein, with translation MWYAWKQLHLFRYVISYQQAKYIVDNYKGRTDEEKLINYIVKEKIWNWTAEESTRLHLKSYNKGEQYPDGHSYANGGVNLKVVTNARFRSEFIINGDGKFLTLLDEHATQDAKVNCSSFNYARRNDYIHTVLDVNPAKPKYNYEPKFRNDAYLVRDNNGDIIKGKEFISPKHINTEDEKAWEMRKKAFNNEVLSWKK, from the coding sequence ATGTGGTATGCATGGAAACAGCTACACCTGTTCAGGTACGTAATATCCTACCAGCAAGCTAAATACATCGTGGACAACTACAAAGGGCGAACAGACGAAGAAAAGCTGATAAACTATATAGTCAAAGAGAAAATCTGGAACTGGACAGCAGAGGAGTCTACAAGGCTGCATCTTAAGTCATATAACAAGGGTGAGCAGTATCCAGATGGACACAGCTATGCAAATGGAGGAGTAAACCTTAAAGTTGTGACCAATGCCAGATTTCGTTCAGAGTTTATAATTAATGGGGATGGTAAATTTCTCACTCTTTTGGACGAGCATGCTACTCAGGATGCCAAGGTAAACTGTTCTAGCTTCAATTATGCACGTCGTAATGATTACATCCACACCGTTTTGGATGTTAATCCTGCAAAACCAAAATATAATTATGAGCCAAAGTTTCGGAATGATGCATATTTGGTGAGAGATAATAATGGCGATATAATCAAAGGAAAAGAGTTCATATCACCAAAACACATTAACACAGAAGATGAGAAAGCTTGGGAAATGCGTAAAAAAGCATTTAATAATGAGGTGTTATCATGGAAAAAATAA
- a CDS encoding DUF3114 domain-containing protein encodes MTTCGVHGKQLHLFRYVISYQQAEYIVDNYKGRTDEEKLINYIVKEKIWNWTAEESTRLHLKHYKDEYGSNTYYPDGHSYANGGINLKVVTNARFRSEFIINGDGKFLTLLDKDATQDAKVNCSSFNYARQNDYIHQVLDVNPAGENYNYEHQFREEARYIHDKYGNRIIDTNTGKEKIFAAPKLSNMNQYENNVNKFQKKFKGRVLS; translated from the coding sequence ATGACAACATGTGGTGTGCATGGAAAGCAGCTACATCTCTTTAGGTACGTAATATCCTACCAGCAGGCCGAATACATAGTGGACAACTACAAAGGTCGAACAGACGAAGAAAAGCTGATAAACTATATAGTAAAAGAGAAAATCTGGAACTGGACAGCGGAGGAGTCTACAAGACTTCACCTTAAGCATTATAAAGACGAATATGGAAGTAATACTTATTACCCTGATGGACACAGTTATGCAAATGGCGGAATAAACCTCAAGGTTGTTACCAATGCGAGATTTCGCTCAGAGTTTATAATTAATGGGGATGGTAAATTCCTAACCCTTTTAGACAAAGATGCTACTCAGGATGCAAAAGTAAACTGTTCTAGCTTTAACTATGCAAGGCAAAATGATTATATACATCAAGTCCTAGATGTGAACCCTGCTGGTGAGAATTACAATTATGAACATCAATTTAGAGAAGAAGCTAGATACATTCATGATAAATATGGCAACAGAATAATTGATACAAACACAGGAAAAGAAAAAATATTTGCTGCACCTAAATTATCTAATATGAATCAATATGAAAATAATGTTAATAAATTTCAGAAAAAATTTAAGGGAAGAGTTCTATCATGA
- a CDS encoding DUF3114 domain-containing protein: MFGIKRPKSIDDKTWEKYQEDVTAKVLLLEKQGWPIESIKEFGKYFKEMLGRKGQSSNMSEIVSSCYSDTQIVGTKVFDNMWYAWKADRISASESKKKLSALMKITGMDKLDEKSSADQLRAVADKINKKMKPDDKFWGSLAGTVEKHTIQTA, encoded by the coding sequence ATGTTCGGCATTAAGAGACCTAAGTCAATAGATGATAAAACATGGGAAAAGTACCAAGAGGATGTTACAGCTAAGGTGCTACTGTTAGAAAAACAGGGCTGGCCTATAGAGAGCATTAAAGAATTTGGCAAGTACTTCAAAGAGATGCTTGGGAGAAAAGGTCAATCTTCCAATATGTCTGAAATCGTATCATCCTGCTATAGCGATACACAAATAGTCGGAACTAAAGTATTTGATAACATGTGGTATGCATGGAAGGCAGATAGAATATCCGCGTCCGAAAGCAAGAAGAAACTATCTGCACTGATGAAAATTACCGGTATGGACAAACTGGATGAAAAATCATCAGCAGACCAACTAAGAGCAGTAGCGGACAAGATAAACAAAAAGATGAAGCCCGATGATAAATTCTGGGGTAGTCTAGCAGGTACAGTAGAAAAGCATACTATCCAAACGGCATGA
- a CDS encoding DUF3114 domain-containing protein codes for MKGDLGKQLHLFRYVISYQQAKYIVDNYKGRTDEEKLINYIVKEKIWNWTADESARLHQKLYTNSQNTIIYPNGHSNANGGVNLKVVTNTRFRSEFIIIGDGKFLALLDKDATQDAKANCSSFNYARRNDFVHKVLDVYPTSNNEPKFRDESKVVMCNGEKIKDQKGNKVLYESPSELNQETKELVKKHRKQFIERFKDAKNK; via the coding sequence ATGAAAGGTGACTTAGGAAAGCAGCTTCATCTGTTCAGGTACGTAATATCCTATCAGCAGGCTAAATACATAGTGGATAACTACAAAGGGCGAACAGACGAAGAAAAGCTGATAAACTATATAGTCAAAGAGAAAATCTGGAACTGGACAGCAGATGAATCTGCAAGACTTCATCAGAAGCTTTATACTAACTCCCAAAATACAATTATTTATCCAAATGGTCACAGCAATGCAAATGGAGGAGTAAACCTAAAAGTCGTGACCAATACTAGATTCCGTTCAGAGTTTATAATTATTGGAGATGGCAAATTTCTCGCTCTTTTAGATAAAGATGCTACTCAGGATGCAAAAGCAAACTGTTCTAGCTTTAACTATGCACGGAGAAATGATTTTGTGCATAAAGTCCTTGACGTATACCCAACATCAAATAATGAGCCTAAATTTCGAGATGAATCCAAAGTAGTAATGTGTAATGGAGAAAAAATAAAAGACCAAAAAGGAAATAAAGTATTATACGAATCTCCTAGTGAGTTAAATCAAGAAACAAAGGAATTGGTGAAGAAGCATAGAAAGCAGTTTATAGAGAGGTTTAAAGATGCGAAAAACAAGTAA
- a CDS encoding DUF3114 domain-containing protein translates to MYPDGHSTANGGVNLKVATNARFRSEFIINGDGKFLTLLDKDATQDAVVNCSNFNYATANDDYHQMFDVKPAQPKYEPRFRDSELYVKDKSGVLNENKKYIAPEKRDMYKYNEDIKNRRDNFRKKTSHERSN, encoded by the coding sequence ATATACCCAGACGGCCACAGTACAGCAAATGGAGGAGTAAATCTCAAGGTTGCGACCAATGCCAGATTTCGTTCAGAGTTTATAATCAATGGGGATGGTAAATTTCTTACTCTTTTAGATAAAGACGCTACACAAGATGCCGTGGTTAACTGCTCCAACTTTAATTATGCAACTGCAAATGATGATTATCACCAGATGTTCGATGTAAAACCAGCACAACCTAAATATGAACCTAGATTTAGAGATAGTGAATTGTATGTAAAAGATAAGAGTGGTGTATTAAATGAAAATAAAAAATATATTGCACCAGAGAAAAGGGATATGTATAAGTATAACGAAGATATAAAAAATCGCCGAGATAATTTTAGAAAGAAGACAAGTCATGAAAGAAGCAATTAA